The Pseudomonas sp. SCB32 DNA window TTGAGCTGGAGGAACTGCACCACCTTGAGCACGGTGCGGTTGGCCGCGGGTTTGAGATCCGCCTCGCCGCTGTCGAACAGCACGTCACCCAGGGTCAGCACGAGGCCGCGCTCGGTTTCGTTGGTGGCCAGGCTGACCATCTGCTGCTCCAGCCACTTGTTCTGCTCCTGCACATTGAGCAGGCGAGCTTCACGCATGGCCAACTGCAGGCGCTCGCGCTCGAGCTGCTGCTTGGCCAGGCGCTCCTGGTTCAGCGCGTAGTTGCTGTGCTCGCGGGCGATCTCGCTATAGCGCTGACTCAGGTAGGCGTACTGCAGCACATCGTCGTTGCTGCCCCAGTAGCTGGACAGGCGCTCGGCACGCGCCAGCGACTCTCCGGCACGGATCACATCCTTTGGCGCGCTGCGCAGCACCGACGAGTCTTCCTTCACCGCCTGGAACTGGCTGCGCGCCTGTTCCAGGGATTTTTCGCTCAACTGGCTGTTGGCGCAGCCCGCCAGGGCGACCACGAAGCCCAGTGCCACGAAGCGCAACAGTTGCAGCGAAGTCATTGTGCTTCTCCCAACTGTTTACGCAGGCGATTGATGCTCTTGCTCTGATCGGCCAACTGATCCGCGCTCTTGCGCGTCAGCACCTTGGCCTCGGCGAGACGGGCATCGAGTTCGGCCTGCTCGGCAAGCTGCCGCGCCTTCTTGTTCGACGCCACCGCCAGAGCACCCTTGGCGGCCTGGTATTTGTCCTCGGCGAGCTTCAGCTCGGCTACGTCGTCCGTCGCGCCCACGGCCTTGGCCTGTTCCAGCGCCTGTTCGGTGAGGCGCATCTGCTCGGTGGGTGCCGGGTCATTCGTTGCACAACCGGCCAGGGCAATAAGAGCCAGACCGGCGGCCATCATCCGTCGATTGATCACGAAATCTGTTGTCCTACTGGGTGGGAGTGCTGGCGGGCTGCAACTGCTGCCCCTTCCAGCGGGCCAGGTTGTCCTGCAGCAGGCGCTGCGGGACTCCGGCGGCCGTCAATTCTGTCATTTTTTTCGCCAGTTGTCCGCGCAGCCACGGATCGTTGCAGGCCGAGTTGTGCGACAGGGTCAGGTACAACCCTTCGCTGGAGACCGGCGGCTCCAGCGGCTGCAGGTCGTCGACCATGCCGAGGGTAGCGGCCACCGCAAGGCCGGGATAGTGCTCATAGATCACATAATCGGAACGCTTGAGCAGCAGCTTCTGGAAGGCCTGGGTCAGGCTAGGCACCTCTTCCAGGGTCA harbors:
- a CDS encoding OmpA family protein, giving the protein MTSLQLLRFVALGFVVALAGCANSQLSEKSLEQARSQFQAVKEDSSVLRSAPKDVIRAGESLARAERLSSYWGSNDDVLQYAYLSQRYSEIAREHSNYALNQERLAKQQLERERLQLAMREARLLNVQEQNKWLEQQMVSLATNETERGLVLTLGDVLFDSGEADLKPAANRTVLKVVQFLQLNPRRVLRIEGYTDSNGDREQNLQLSKDRAQAVADALSDLGIDAKRIQVQGYGETYPVSDNASSLGRAQNRRVEIVFSDEKGQLGAER
- a CDS encoding DUF4398 domain-containing protein, whose product is MMAAGLALIALAGCATNDPAPTEQMRLTEQALEQAKAVGATDDVAELKLAEDKYQAAKGALAVASNKKARQLAEQAELDARLAEAKVLTRKSADQLADQSKSINRLRKQLGEAQ